Proteins found in one Oscarella lobularis chromosome 16, ooOscLobu1.1, whole genome shotgun sequence genomic segment:
- the LOC136196885 gene encoding tubulointerstitial nephritis antigen-like, which yields MTVGESRAMVGFSPDSQLRAQLQSSPPRNPWEPPIPFLFRRLRLKGPGRIHTPRDQGKCASSWAYTATSVIADRIAIHTNFLLNDNISPQQLISCDYYPNQNGCKAGDPLSAFQNYLKNIGCLSETCYPSTSNINGIRGTRLSGNYGRCPNPNAQFLKYRSKGGNNVYGALLIVLFPI from the exons ATGACCGTTGGCGAGAGTCGTGCAATGGTTGGCTTTTCGCCTGATTCTCAGCTTCGCGCCCAACTCCAGTCCTCGCCTCCACGCAATCCTTGGGAGCCTCCCATTCCCTTTCTCTTCCGCCGCCTGCGTTTGAAAGGGCCCGGTCGCATTCATACTCCTCGCGATCAG GGTAAATGCGCCTCCTCTTGGGCATATACTGCGACAT CTGTTATTGCCGATCGAATAGCAATCCATACGAACTTTCTGCTTAATGACAATATTTCACCTCAGCAGCTCATTTCCTGCGACTACTATCCTAATCAAAACGGATGCAAAGCTGGAGATCCACTCAGTGCATTTCAAAACTACTTGAAAAACATCGG ATGCCTCTCTGAGACCTGCTATCCGTCTACAAGCAATATAAACGGAATCAGAGGCACCCGCCTGTCAGGCAACTACGGCCGATGTCCGAACCCGAACGctcaatttttgaaatacCGAAGCAAAGGCGGTAACAATGTCTACGGC GCGCTCCTAATTGTTCTGTTTCCTATTTAG